One window of Dermacentor albipictus isolate Rhodes 1998 colony unplaced genomic scaffold, USDA_Dalb.pri_finalv2 scaffold_26, whole genome shotgun sequence genomic DNA carries:
- the LOC139052509 gene encoding estradiol 17-beta-dehydrogenase 8-like — protein MTSTRPEMHLRYSNPPIFEPLMSGPTNDPPETQDMDWRNNPLSETIRESWTLPGHLATTSSCIDHRAMQVDVGDAASIERLFDAVKTFSPVTANIVVNCVGYVDLERPMAVELSEDSFDSTVRVNFKGPFLVSRAAARAMLQAGVTDGAIVNVSSRAANDAMPRMSVYAACKAAIVSFTRCMAAELASRGIRCNCVMPGLTDSPPVLSMDVQLRNTLCASIPLGRPATTREIAEVVVFLCSEESSYVVGAAWVVAGGKQ, from the exons ATGACTTCCACGCGGCCTGAGATGCACCTCCGCTACTCGAACCCACCGATCTTCGAGCCCCTCATGAGCGGACCCACCAACGATCCGCCCGAAACGCAAGACATGGAC TGGCGAAATAACCCACTTTCCGAGACCATCCGGGAATCGTGGACACTGCCTGGCCACTTGGCGACCACGTCAA GTTGCATCGATCACCGCGCCATGCAAGTGGACGTTGGGGACGCAGCGTCGATAGAGCGCCTATTTGATGCCGTGAAGACGTTCAGCCCAGTGACAGCCAATATTGTGGTCAACTGCGTCGGATATGTGGACTTAGAGAGACCGATGGCTGTCGAGCTGAGCGAAGACAGCTTCGACAGCACGGTTCGGGTGAATTTCAAG GGCCCGTTCCTGGTCAGCCGAGCTGCCGCGCGTGCCATGCTACAAGCCGGGGTCACCGATGGAGCGATTGTCAACGTGTCGAGCCGTGCCGCTAACGATGCCATGCCGCGCATGTCGGTATACGCTGCCTGCAAAGCCGCGATCGTGTCTTTCACGCGCTGTATGGCGGCGGAGCTAGCTTCGCGGGGTATCCGTTGCAATTGCGTGATGCCTGGACTGACGGATTCGCCGCCCGTGCTCAGTATGGACGTCCAATTGCGCAACACCCTGTGTGCAAGCATCCCCCTCGGTCGACCAGCCACGACCCGAGAAATTGCAGAAGTCGTCGTGTTCCTCT